The proteins below come from a single Takifugu flavidus isolate HTHZ2018 chromosome 6, ASM371156v2, whole genome shotgun sequence genomic window:
- the LOC130527458 gene encoding clumping factor B-like isoform X1, with the protein MKLSALVLLAVLVLMPGGSKGRGLRGTGRRIPAQVICQLYESITTTGRSGTTRPRTTSTPNIDDPNTSGPNMEDLMTSGPNMEDLMTSGPNIEDLMTSGPNIEDLMTSGPNMEDQMTSGPNMEDQMTSGPNIEDPMTTGPNIEDPMTTGPPGQETTDERLPTSPGQPNITVSIFEPSRTSPRQVESSEEDSPSSETEEDSDSDSNASEDSDENNAVTMRPTRSAISPGNKRRKREVSSSEETSRSSESDEDRDGENGVTMRPTGSATSPGNKRRKRDVDSSEETSHSSESDEDNDEDNGVTMRPTESATSPGNKRRRRDVDSSEERSHSSESDEDSDGENGVTMRPTGSATSPGNKRRKRDVDSSEETSHSSESDEDNDEDNGLTMRPTESATSPGNKRRKRDVDSSEETSHSSESDEDSDGENGVTMRPTGSATSPGNKRRKREANSSEEKMKLRHLPPLKSKWTKKYLRTLYEAARKQNCQGLVHLSRI; encoded by the exons ATGAAGCTGAGCGCACTTGTGCTTTTGGCCGTGTTGGTTCTGATGCCCGGAGGGTCCAAGGGCAGAGGGCTAAGGGGTACAGGAAGGAGAATTCCAGCCCAAG TGATCTGTCAGTTATACGAGTCCATCACAACAACTGGCAGATCTGGGACCACCAGGCCTAGAACCACCAGTACACCAAATATCGATGACCCAAATACAAGTGGACCAAATATGGAAGATCTAATGACGAGTGGACCAAATATGGAAGATCTAATGACAAGTGGACCAAATATTGAAGACCTAATGACAAGTGGGCCAAATATTGAAGACCTAATGACAAGTGGACCAAATATGGAAGACCAAATGACAAGTGGACCAAATATGGAAGACCAAATGACAAGTGGACCAAATATCGAAGACCCAATGACAACTGGACCAAACATCGAAGACCCAATGACAACTGGACCTCCTGGTCAGGAAACCACCGATGAAAGACTTCCAACATCACCAGGACAGCCAAACATCACTGTCTCAATCTTTGAACCCTCTAGGACGAGTCCAAGACAGGTAGAGTCAAGTGAGGAGGATTCTCCTTCATCAGAAACTGAGGAAGATTCTGACAGTGACAGCAATGCCAGTGAAGACAGCGATGAGAACAACGCCGTGACGATGAGGCCAACAAGAAGTGCAATAAGTCCAGGCAATAAGAGACGAAAGAGAGAGGTGAGCTCAAGTGAGGAGACGTCTCGTTCTTCTGAGTCAGATGAAGACAGGGATGGGGAAAATGGTGTGACAATGaggccaacaggaagtgcaacaAGTCCAGGCAataagagaaggaagagagatgTGGACTCAAGTGAGGAGACGTCTCATTCATCAGAGTCAGATGAAGACAACGATGAGGATAATGGTGTGACAATGAGGCCAACAGAAAGCGCAACAAGTCCAGGCAataagagaaggaggagagatgtGGACTCAAGTGAGGAGAGGTCTCATTCATCAGAGTCAGATGAAGACAGCGATGGGGAAAATGGCGTGACAATGaggccaacaggaagtgcaacaAGTCCAGGCaataagagaagaaagagagatgTGGACTCAAGTGAGGAGACGTCTCATTCATCAGAGTCAGATGAAGACAATGATGAGGATAATGGCTTGACAATGAGGCCAACAGAAAGTGCAACAAGTCCAGGCAataagagaaggaagagagatgTGGACTCAAGTGAGGAGACGTCTCATTCATCAGAGTCAGATGAAGACAGTGATGGGGAAAATGGTGTGACAATGaggccaacaggaagtgcaacaAGTCCAGGCAataagagaaggaagagagaggcgAACTCAAGTGAGGAGAAGATGAAACTGAGACATCTCCCTC CCCTGAAGTCTAAGTGGACCAAGAAGTATTTGAG GACCTTGTACGAAGCTGCACGCAAACAGAACTGCCAAGGTCTTGTCCATCTGAGCAGGATCTAA
- the LOC130527458 gene encoding uncharacterized protein LOC130527458 isoform X2 yields MKLSALVLLAVLVLMPGGSKGRGLRGTGRRIPAQVICQLYESITTTGRSGTTRPRTTSTPNIDDPNTSGPNMEDLMTSGPNMEDLMTSGPNIEDLMTSGPNIEDLMTSGPNMEDQMTSGPNMEDQMTSGPNIEDPMTTGPNIEDPMTTGPPRRKREVSSSEETSRSSESDEDRDGENGVTMRPTGSATSPGNKRRKRDVDSSEETSHSSESDEDNDEDNGVTMRPTESATSPGNKRRRRDVDSSEERSHSSESDEDSDGENGVTMRPTGSATSPGNKRRKRDVDSSEETSHSSESDEDNDEDNGLTMRPTESATSPGNKRRKRDVDSSEETSHSSESDEDSDGENGVTMRPTGSATSPGNKRRKREANSSEEKMKLRHLPPLKSKWTKKYLRTLYEAARKQNCQGLVHLSRI; encoded by the exons ATGAAGCTGAGCGCACTTGTGCTTTTGGCCGTGTTGGTTCTGATGCCCGGAGGGTCCAAGGGCAGAGGGCTAAGGGGTACAGGAAGGAGAATTCCAGCCCAAG TGATCTGTCAGTTATACGAGTCCATCACAACAACTGGCAGATCTGGGACCACCAGGCCTAGAACCACCAGTACACCAAATATCGATGACCCAAATACAAGTGGACCAAATATGGAAGATCTAATGACGAGTGGACCAAATATGGAAGATCTAATGACAAGTGGACCAAATATTGAAGACCTAATGACAAGTGGGCCAAATATTGAAGACCTAATGACAAGTGGACCAAATATGGAAGACCAAATGACAAGTGGACCAAATATGGAAGACCAAATGACAAGTGGACCAAATATCGAAGACCCAATGACAACTGGACCAAACATCGAAGACCCAATGACAACTGGACCTCCT AGACGAAAGAGAGAGGTGAGCTCAAGTGAGGAGACGTCTCGTTCTTCTGAGTCAGATGAAGACAGGGATGGGGAAAATGGTGTGACAATGaggccaacaggaagtgcaacaAGTCCAGGCAataagagaaggaagagagatgTGGACTCAAGTGAGGAGACGTCTCATTCATCAGAGTCAGATGAAGACAACGATGAGGATAATGGTGTGACAATGAGGCCAACAGAAAGCGCAACAAGTCCAGGCAataagagaaggaggagagatgtGGACTCAAGTGAGGAGAGGTCTCATTCATCAGAGTCAGATGAAGACAGCGATGGGGAAAATGGCGTGACAATGaggccaacaggaagtgcaacaAGTCCAGGCaataagagaagaaagagagatgTGGACTCAAGTGAGGAGACGTCTCATTCATCAGAGTCAGATGAAGACAATGATGAGGATAATGGCTTGACAATGAGGCCAACAGAAAGTGCAACAAGTCCAGGCAataagagaaggaagagagatgTGGACTCAAGTGAGGAGACGTCTCATTCATCAGAGTCAGATGAAGACAGTGATGGGGAAAATGGTGTGACAATGaggccaacaggaagtgcaacaAGTCCAGGCAataagagaaggaagagagaggcgAACTCAAGTGAGGAGAAGATGAAACTGAGACATCTCCCTC CCCTGAAGTCTAAGTGGACCAAGAAGTATTTGAG GACCTTGTACGAAGCTGCACGCAAACAGAACTGCCAAGGTCTTGTCCATCTGAGCAGGATCTAA